In Jannaschia sp. W003, the genomic stretch CCGAGGCCGCGCGCACGATGCGCTCGACCTCGTGGTCGGTGAGGCCGGGGATGACGGGCGAGATCATCACGCGCACGTCGACGCCCCGCTCGGCCAGCCGTTCGATCGCGGCGAGGCGGCGGGACGGCGCGGGCACGCGCGGCTCCAGCCGGCGGGCGAGCGCGTCGTCGAGCGTGGTGACCGATAGCCCGACGCGCGCCAGCTCGGGGCCCATCTCGCCCAGCACGTCGGCGTCGCGCTCGACCATCACGCCCTTTGTGGTGATGGCGACGGGGTGGCGGAAGTCGCGCAGCACCTCGAGCAGCCCGCGGGTGATGCGGCGGTCCCGCTCCACCGGCTGGTAGGGGTCGGTGTTGGCGCCCAGGGCGATCAGCTTCGGCACGTAGCCCTTGCGCGACAGCTCGGCGCGCAGGGCCGCGGCGGCGTTCGGCTTGGCGGTGATGCGGGTCTCGAAGTCGAGGCCCGGCGAGAGGCCGAGGAAGGCGTGGGAGGGCCGGGCGTAGCAGTAGACGCAGCCGTGCTCGCAGCCCCGGTAGGGGTTGATCGACTGCTCGAAGCCGAGGTCGGGCGAGCGGTTCGTGCTGACGATCCGGCGCACCGCCTCGTCGCGCACCTCGGTGGGCACGCGGGCGGGCGGGGGCGCGTCGGACTCGATCTCGTAGGGCTCGAAGCGGCCGGCGCGATTCGACGCCGCGCCGCGCGCCTGCACCGGCGCCGACGTCTCGAAGCTGCGGACGGCCTGTCCCATGATCTGCTCCCCTTGCGGGTCTCGCCCCGTGGAGAACATAAATAGAACATTAGCGATTCGTGCGCAAGCGCCCCGGCAATTCGTCGCGCGAAAGGGGGCCGGAGTCGTTTTCCGTCCTGACGTTCCCCGGAGGGCACGTCACAAGCGCGGAAACGACGGAGGGACTCCCATGGCCGACGACGAGGACATCGTCCTGAGCGAACTCGACGACGAGGAGCTCGTCGCGCAGATGTTCGACGACCTCTACGACGGCCTGAAAGAGGAGATCGAGGAGGGCACCAACATCCTCCTCGGCCGCGGTTGGGAGCCTTACCGCGTGCTGACCGAGGCGCTGGTGGGCGGCATGAAGATCGTGGGCGACGACTTCCGCGACGGGATCCTGTTCGTGCCCGAGGTGCTGCTGGCGGCCAACGCCATGAAGGGCGGCATGGCGATCCTGAAGCCCCTGCTCGCCGAGACCGGCGCGCCGCGCATGGGCAAGATGGTGATCGGCACCGTGAAGGGCGACATCCACGACATCGGCAAGAACCTCGTGGGCATGATGATGGAGGGCGCCGGCTTCGAGGTGGTGGACCTCGGCATCAACAACGCGGTCGAGAAGTACCTCGATGCGCTGGAGAGCGAGGGGGCCGACATCCTGGGCATGTCGGCGCTGCTGACGACGACCATGCCCTACATGAAGGTCGTGATCGACACGCTGGTCGAGCGGGGCATCCGCGACGACTACATCGTGCTCGTGGGCGGCGCGCCGCTGAACGAGGAGTTCGGCAAGGCGATCGGCGCCGACGCCTACTGCCGGGACGCCGCCGTGGCGGTGGAGACCGCCAAGGAGTGGATGGCGCGCAAGCACAACCGGATGGCGGCGCAGGGGTGAGGCGATAGGACCGGGGGCTTTGCCCGTCCGCAGGCGGATCGGTCCACTGGACCGATCCGCCTGCGGACCCCCCAAGGTATTTTCGGCAAAGTGAGGAGTAGAGGTCGCGCCGAGGTCCGGCGCCGTTCCTCCCCTGCCCTTTTCCTCCGACGGCGCGCGCTAAGTTACGGCGAGCAAACAGCTTCCGGAGTGACCCCCATGATCCGTACCACCCTCGCCCTCCTCGTTCTCGCCTCGCCCGCCTTCGCGGACGCCCATGTCGGCCCGCGCGTCACGGGCGACATCCAGAACGCCGCCGGCGAGATCATCGGCTCGGTCTCGGTGTTCGAGACCGCCTCGGGCATCGTGCGCGTGAACGTGCAGGCCACCGAGGTCGAGCCCGGCGCCCACGGCGTGCACCTGCACGAGGTCGGCGAGTGCACCGGCGACTTCAGCTCCGCGGGCGGCCACATCGCCGGCGACGCCAACCACGGCCTGGTCGAGGGCGGCCCCCACCCGGGCGACCTGCCCAACGCCTTCGTGACCGAGGAGGGCGTCCTGCAGATGGAGGCCTTCAACAGCCGCATCTCCGTGGAGGAGCACCTCGAGGACGCCGACGGCGCGGCGCTCATCATCCACGCTGGCGCCGACGACTACGAGTCGCAGCCCGGCGGCGAGTCGGGCGACCGCGTGGCCTGCGCGGTGCTCAACAACCAGCCGATGTGACCCCGGCGGGGTGCGGGCTCAGATCCGCACCCCGTGCCGGCCCGCGAGGTCGGTGAAGAATTGCCAGGCCACGCGGCCCGACCGGGCGCCGCGCGTGGCCTGCCACTCGATCGCCTCGGCGCGCAGGGCGGCGTCGTCGACGTCCAGCCCGTGGGCCGCGCAGTAGCCGCGGATCATGGCGAGGTAGCCGTCCTGGTCGCAGGCGTGGAAGCCCAGCCAGAGGCCGAAGCGGTCCGACAGCGAGACCTTCTCCTCGACCGCCTCGGCCGGGTTGATCGCCGAGCCGCGCTCGTTCTCGATCATGTCGCGCGGCATCAGGTGGCGCCGGTTCGAGGTGGCGTAGAAGACCACGTTCGCAGGGCGCCCCGTCGCGCCGCCGTCCAGCACCGCCTTGAGCGACTTGTAGGCCGCATCGTCGTGGCTGAAGCTCAGGTCGTCGCAGTAGAGCACGAAGCGGTGCGGGGCGCCGCGCAGAAGCGCGAGCAGGCGGCCCACGGTGCCGATGTCCTCGCGCTGCAGCTCCACCAGCTTGAGGCCCGTCGCCTCCAGCTCCGCATGGACGGCCTTCACGAGGCTCGACTTGCCCATGCCCCGCGCGCCCCACAGGAGCGCGTTGTTGGCGGGCAGGCCCTCGGCGAAGCGGCGGGTGTTGGCGAGCAGCGTGTCGCGCTGGCGGTCGATGCCGACGAGGAGGCCGAGGGGCACGCGGCTGACCTCGGGGACCGGGTGCAGCGCGTCGGGATGGGCGTCCCAGACGAAGGCCGAGGCGGCGTCCCAGTCGGGCGCCGCGGCCGGGCCGGGGGCGAGGCGTTCGAGGGCGGCGGCGATGCGCTCCAGCGGGTCGCCGCTCAAAGGGTCTCGTCCTCGTCCAGCACGCCCTCGGCGCGCAGGCGCGCGGTGCGGCGGTGCTCCACGATGCGCACGAGCTGGATCGACAGCTCGTAGAGGCCGTAGACCACCACGAAGAGGATCACCTGCGTGATGACGTCGGGCGGCGTGACCAGCGCGGCGAGCACCAGGATCGCGACCACCGCGTACTTGCGCACGTTGCCCAGACCTTCCGCCGAGACGAGGCCGGCGAGGCCCATCAGCGTCAGGAGCACGGGAAGCTGGAAGCACAGGCCGAAGGCCATGATGAACTTGAGCGACAGGTCGAGGCTCTCGCGCACGGAGCCGAGGAAGATGGTGCGGATCTCGTCGTCCGCGACCACGGCCACGGTGTCCGGCTCCACGCCCGACAGGATGTTCACGAGCGCGGGGATGGCGTCCGAGAAGCCGATGAAGAAGTTCATCGCCAGCGGCGTGACCACGTAGTGCGCGAAGGCCGCGCCCAGGAGGAACAGCGCCGGGGAGGCGAGGATGAAGGGCAGGAAGGCGCGCTGCTCGTTGCGGTAGAGGCCGGGCGCGATGAAGCGCCAGAGCTGGTGGGCGATGA encodes the following:
- a CDS encoding PA0069 family radical SAM protein, translated to MGQAVRSFETSAPVQARGAASNRAGRFEPYEIESDAPPPARVPTEVRDEAVRRIVSTNRSPDLGFEQSINPYRGCEHGCVYCYARPSHAFLGLSPGLDFETRITAKPNAAAALRAELSRKGYVPKLIALGANTDPYQPVERDRRITRGLLEVLRDFRHPVAITTKGVMVERDADVLGEMGPELARVGLSVTTLDDALARRLEPRVPAPSRRLAAIERLAERGVDVRVMISPVIPGLTDHEVERIVRAASDAGAKAASMIPLRLPREVAPLFEEWLRAHVPGEARKVLNRIRQFHDGKLYDAGFGRRMRGTGAHADLLQQRFRRACEAEGLAQRLPSLRCDLFEVPPAPGAQLALF
- a CDS encoding B12-binding domain-containing protein produces the protein MADDEDIVLSELDDEELVAQMFDDLYDGLKEEIEEGTNILLGRGWEPYRVLTEALVGGMKIVGDDFRDGILFVPEVLLAANAMKGGMAILKPLLAETGAPRMGKMVIGTVKGDIHDIGKNLVGMMMEGAGFEVVDLGINNAVEKYLDALESEGADILGMSALLTTTMPYMKVVIDTLVERGIRDDYIVLVGGAPLNEEFGKAIGADAYCRDAAVAVETAKEWMARKHNRMAAQG
- a CDS encoding superoxide dismutase family protein; translation: MIRTTLALLVLASPAFADAHVGPRVTGDIQNAAGEIIGSVSVFETASGIVRVNVQATEVEPGAHGVHLHEVGECTGDFSSAGGHIAGDANHGLVEGGPHPGDLPNAFVTEEGVLQMEAFNSRISVEEHLEDADGAALIIHAGADDYESQPGGESGDRVACAVLNNQPM
- a CDS encoding ATP-binding protein; protein product: MSGDPLERIAAALERLAPGPAAAPDWDAASAFVWDAHPDALHPVPEVSRVPLGLLVGIDRQRDTLLANTRRFAEGLPANNALLWGARGMGKSSLVKAVHAELEATGLKLVELQREDIGTVGRLLALLRGAPHRFVLYCDDLSFSHDDAAYKSLKAVLDGGATGRPANVVFYATSNRRHLMPRDMIENERGSAINPAEAVEEKVSLSDRFGLWLGFHACDQDGYLAMIRGYCAAHGLDVDDAALRAEAIEWQATRGARSGRVAWQFFTDLAGRHGVRI
- the tatC gene encoding twin-arginine translocase subunit TatC, translating into MSADDDERYIESSAAPLIEHLAELRTRLIRSVIAFIVAMVLCFTVAEPILNFLAEPIAEVLRARGENPQLIFTAPQEKFFVLIRISVIFGLGLSFPVIAHQLWRFIAPGLYRNEQRAFLPFILASPALFLLGAAFAHYVVTPLAMNFFIGFSDAIPALVNILSGVEPDTVAVVADDEIRTIFLGSVRESLDLSLKFIMAFGLCFQLPVLLTLMGLAGLVSAEGLGNVRKYAVVAILVLAALVTPPDVITQVILFVVVYGLYELSIQLVRIVEHRRTARLRAEGVLDEDETL